One genomic window of Gossypium hirsutum isolate 1008001.06 chromosome D11, Gossypium_hirsutum_v2.1, whole genome shotgun sequence includes the following:
- the LOC121223183 gene encoding ATP synthase subunit alpha, chloroplastic-like encodes MSAVRVRLSPTRELSRRSAAQIKAMKQVASKSKLELAQFAELEAFAQFASDLDKATQNQLARGQRLRELLKQSQSAPLMVAEQISTIYTRTNGYLDSLEIGQVRKFLVELRTYLKTNKPQFQEIISSTKTFTE; translated from the coding sequence ATGTCAGCGGTTCGAGTCCGCTTATCTCCAACTCGTGAACTTAGTCGAAGATCGGCAGCTCAAATTAAAGCTATGAAACAAGTCGCTAGTAAATCAAAATTGGAATTGGCCCAATTCGCCGAATTAGAAGCCTTTGCACAATTTGCTTCTGATCTCGATAAAGCTACTCAGAATCAATTGGCACGAGGTCAACGATTACGTGAGTTGCTTAAACAATCCCAATCAGCTCCTCTTATGGTGGCAGAACAGATAAGTACTATTTATACCAGAACGAATGGCTATCTTGATTCATTAGAAATTGGACAAGTAAGGAAATTTCTCGTTGAGTTACGTACTTACTTAAAAACGAATAAACCTCAGTTCCAAGAAATCATATCTTCTACCAAGACATTCACTGAGTAA